The Flavivirga eckloniae genomic interval CTTGGCTTCATTTTACAGGACATAAAGAGCCCGTTTCCGGAATACTGGAATCTGTACCAAAAATTGCATTTGGCAAATTAAGTGAAGTTAATAATGAACTAATAATGAATGTAGCTGTTAATGTTAATCATGCCTTGGTAGATGGTTACCATGTTGGTTTATTTTCAGAAAAATTCCAAAACAACCTAGATCAGTAAAAATTTTAAAATAAATACTATTTTTACTTTTTGTAAAAGAAAACATACTAAATGAGTTATAAAAACTTTCCAATGGTGCCAAGAGTTATTTTTGGTAGAGGTAGTTTCAATCAGTTAAACGAAATTTTGGCCCCAAAACGTTTAAGCATCAATGCTCCATTTATTTATTTGGTAGATGATGTTTTTAAAAACAATTCTTGGTTAACTTCAAGAATACAGTTATCTTATGATGACAAACTTATTTTTGTTTCTTCAAAAGAAGAACCCAAAACATCTCAAGTAGATGCCTTGGTAGAAGAAATTATTTTATTAACAAAAGAACGCCCGTCTGGGGTTATAGGCATAGGAGGAGGAACGCTTTTAGATCTTGCTAAAGCAGTTTCTATAATGTTAACCAATAATGGAGAATCTAAAGATTACCAAGGTTGGGATTTAGTGAAAAACGAAGGTGTATACCATGTAGGTATTCCAACCATATCTGGTACAGGAGCAGAGGTTTCAAGAACAACCGTACTAACAGGACCAGATAGAAAACTAGGTATTAATTCGGACTTTACGCCGTTTGACCAAGTTATATTGGATTCTGAGCTAACAAAAGATGTTCCTACAGATCAGTGGTTTTATACAGGAATGGATTGCTATATCCATTGTGTAGAATCGTTAACAGGAACTTATTTAAATGCTTTTAGCCAAAGTTATGGCGACATGGCTTTAGAGCTTTGTAAAGAAGTGTTTTTAAACGGGGAACTTCCAGAGGTAGAGTCTCAGGAAAAACTAATGATGGCTTCTTGGCATGGTGGTATGAGTATTGTTTATTCGCAAGTGGGTGTTGCCCATGCTTTGAGTTATGGCTTATCGTATTTGTTGGGTACTAAGCATGGAATTGGAAACTGTATTGTTTTCGATCAATTAGAAGAGTTTTACCCAGAAGGCGTAAAGCTTTTTAAAGAAATGAAAGCCAAACACAATATTGAATTACCTAAAGGTATTTGTGCAGACTTAATTGATGAGCAATTTGATATTATGATCGATATTTCGTTAAGTTTAGAACCTCTTTGGGAAAATGCTCTTGGAAAAAATTGGGAAAAAACAATTACTAGGGAAAAATTAAGGGAACTTTATCAAAAAATGTAGTATGCGATGGCTGTCCAGATTTATCTATTTTAAATTATTAGGATGGAACGTTGTAGGTAATACTCATATCTCTAAAGACTTAGTTAAAAAAGCAATTATTATAACCGTACCACATACGAGTTGGCACGACTTTTATATTGGTATTTTGTTGCGTTCTGTATTAGGAATAAAAACAAATTATATTGGTAAAAAAGAGTTGTTTGTTTTTCCTATGGGTTGTTTTTTTAGAGAATTGGGAGGCATACCAATCGACAGACACACCAAAGAAAATAAAGTAGATATAATTGCCCGTTTATTTGAAGAAAAGGAAAAATTTAGGATGGCTATGGCGCCAGAAGGAACGCGCAAAAAAGTAAATGAATGGCGTACAGGGTTTTATTATATCGCTAAAAAAGCCAAAGTACCGATTATAATGATTACGCTCGATTTTGAAAATAAACAAAATAAAATTTCAGAACCGTTTTATCCAACCGATAGCATGGAATCCGATTTTAAGTTTATGCGTAATTATTTTAAGGGTGTAAAAGGCAAAATAGCGCATTATTCCTAGGGTTTAAAAATATGGCATGGAATTTGGATATTACTTAATATGTAGAAATGAAACATAAAGTAAACAATTAATTTGTACCTAAAAAGAAACATTTTTACTTAACAAAACTAAAAGCTCCCATATGATTTATATGGGAGCTTTTCGTATGGTTTAGTTTCAAATACACTATTCTTTTAACAACCCTGTATTATTTTATCTCTTTTAAAGCATTGTCTATGAGGGTTCTTAAATGTTGTTTATGCGCTCTAGAGGATATATTCCCAGTATTAGAAGCCAAGTTTCTAATATTTTTTAAATTATATAAAGCCATAGATTTAGCATTGTTTGTATATTTCCCACTTTGTTTCCCGGTAAGCATATTTATTAACATGTCTGTATATTCCAATTGTAAGTTTTGTCTAAAAGAGTTTATATTGGAATAAATATCAGCCTTGAAA includes:
- a CDS encoding iron-containing alcohol dehydrogenase family protein, which gives rise to MSYKNFPMVPRVIFGRGSFNQLNEILAPKRLSINAPFIYLVDDVFKNNSWLTSRIQLSYDDKLIFVSSKEEPKTSQVDALVEEIILLTKERPSGVIGIGGGTLLDLAKAVSIMLTNNGESKDYQGWDLVKNEGVYHVGIPTISGTGAEVSRTTVLTGPDRKLGINSDFTPFDQVILDSELTKDVPTDQWFYTGMDCYIHCVESLTGTYLNAFSQSYGDMALELCKEVFLNGELPEVESQEKLMMASWHGGMSIVYSQVGVAHALSYGLSYLLGTKHGIGNCIVFDQLEEFYPEGVKLFKEMKAKHNIELPKGICADLIDEQFDIMIDISLSLEPLWENALGKNWEKTITREKLRELYQKM
- a CDS encoding 1-acyl-sn-glycerol-3-phosphate acyltransferase; its protein translation is MRWLSRFIYFKLLGWNVVGNTHISKDLVKKAIIITVPHTSWHDFYIGILLRSVLGIKTNYIGKKELFVFPMGCFFRELGGIPIDRHTKENKVDIIARLFEEKEKFRMAMAPEGTRKKVNEWRTGFYYIAKKAKVPIIMITLDFENKQNKISEPFYPTDSMESDFKFMRNYFKGVKGKIAHYS